A part of Nocardioides sp. WS12 genomic DNA contains:
- a CDS encoding SRPBCC family protein, translating to MAGHVIHVHGTIPAPPEQVWDVITDVAHANDVLRSVSETELLTEGEYDVGTAWRERRTLFGHHGPEEIQVVESQPPLRTVVEAEVGNDIIRTAYRLTPTGQDRGQTRLAMTTTVEMSHRSPLSRAIWAAFGGFSYERTRKVLEHDLEDIEAEARRRTLAD from the coding sequence ATGGCTGGTCACGTCATTCATGTCCACGGCACGATCCCCGCTCCGCCGGAGCAGGTGTGGGACGTCATCACCGATGTCGCCCATGCCAACGACGTGCTCCGCAGCGTCAGCGAGACCGAACTCCTGACCGAGGGTGAGTACGACGTCGGCACCGCTTGGCGCGAACGACGCACCCTCTTCGGCCATCACGGCCCCGAGGAGATCCAGGTCGTCGAGTCGCAGCCGCCCCTGCGCACCGTCGTCGAGGCCGAAGTCGGCAACGACATCATCCGGACGGCGTACCGACTCACGCCGACGGGCCAGGACCGCGGCCAGACGCGGCTGGCGATGACCACGACGGTGGAGATGAGCCATCGCTCACCGCTGTCGCGCGCGATCTGGGCAGCCTTCGGCGGCTTCAGCTACGAGCGCACCCGCAAGGTCCTGGAGCACGACCTGGAGGACATCGAGGCCGAGGCCAGACGGCGCAC